Genomic segment of Malus domestica chromosome 15, GDT2T_hap1:
CCACCCAGATGGAATGTCATACCCTTTCCAAGTTTCAAACAccaaatcaaatataaataagAATTCATCCCAAGTTTTTTTTGTCGAGAAAAATTTCAGTAGAACAACCTAATCGGCTTAATGATAAGCATTCACAAAAGATCAAGTTCCGTCATATTTGGTACCATCTGACCTCATGCAGGAAAATGTTCCAATGAAACGACTCTGTCCTTTGTAAGAGGCTTGATCATCAAACTGATTATGCCAGGTTGCTCTATTGAATGTTTTCTTGCTTGGTCATTTGTACTTACCTATAAATTAGTCTGACATGTAGGTGTAgaataatatatttatttttgtacttctgTTGTATTATTCGTCTGTGCTAAACTGAGATTTAAAGTAAAAAGAGAGTGGCATAACCGGCCTCATCTTCCAGATGACTTTTTGGCTACAAACACTAAATTATCCTTGACACTCACCTTTGTACCGAACATCCTTCAGAGCCTTTCTGTGTAAAAATCTCACCACATTCCCAAGCCGAAGTGTCTCACAGATTACCTTCACAAAAAGACATCAAAACTTTCAAAtcttgaaataatttttttttaaaaaactttaacgaaaagcttccggtccactaaaaagtcaatcctgatattaTTCAggttatcctttattttgtccttattgttaaaactcaaaattttgaaactttttttcattagttttttttttttttttttttttttactgcatAAAGTTAAAACTTGAACCCATGATTAAAAGACTTACACATTGGGTGAACTCCATTTTCTTGTAGTCCTCCCAATTCAACTCTGTCTCGCCTGCCAGTTTCTTGGCTTTGGCAATTTCACTGTGTTCTTCCTGCAGAACAAATCAAatccataaattttttttttaaatataatcaaaaccaaaaagaaggattaaaattaatatttttgacTTACCCTTAACTGCAGAATTGCATTAGGGCAGCTTGGTAAAAAGTAAATTGCTAAGGCTATAGACACTGATGAAGTTTCATGGCCAGCAAAGAGCAAGCTCAATATTAAGTCAAGAATTTGCTCCTTTGAAAGATTTGAATTCTTCAGAACCCATCCAAGCAGATCATCTTCCCCAATGTTTTCGGTTCCCTCCATCAAtctttctttcattttgcactctataaacttcagaatcgtTGATCTTGACTGTAAAaatttcaatagaaatggtATGAAAACAGTAAAAAGCTCAACTCTGATGACCACCCGTGTTGAAAAATGTTGATTAATTTACCTGTAAGGCTCTTCTGTAAGCTGTTCCTGGTAAATTCAGAGGAGGAGAAACCACACCTTTCATGAAAGTAACATACAATTTCTTCAGCTGCTCAGTCTCTGGTTTTCCAGGATCCAAGCTCATGATATGTTTGGCCATCAAGTTGAACGTGAACTGCAATCACTTTTTCAAAAAGCCCAGTTAagcttctttcttttattaattCGCAAGCATTCATTTCACAAAATGTTAATATGCAATGATTTTCGCACTCTCGTTTTCTCCTTCTGCACTCCTCTTATTTCTATCTCGCGATTCTCTTTTAGTTTATTCAATTATTGGACGAGAAACAAGGAGAGGAGTGCAGAGACACAAAAGCAGACTGCGAAAATCGCTTTCCGATTTAATTACCTTCTTAGCTTCATCCTGAGCTGAAAAAACAGAGTTTTCCTTCCAACTCCCCAAAACAAGAAGAGTGTGCTTTTCAACTTCTCTCATCAGATGGGTTCTGAGTCTGGCATGGCTCAAGAAGTTGAGAGATATCATCCTCATGTCTCT
This window contains:
- the LOC103401164 gene encoding cholesterol 22-monohydroxylase CYP90B51-like isoform X2, whose amino-acid sequence is MSDSEIILCLLPSIVALFLFLILLRRKQNQKTRLNLPPGNMGWPFLGETIGYLKPYSAITIGKFMEEHISRYGKIYKSNLFGEPTIVSADAGLNRFILQNEGRLFECSYPRSIGGILGKWSMLVLVGDMHRDMRMISLNFLSHARLRTHLMREVEKHTLLVLGSWKENSVFSAQDEAKKFTFNLMAKHIMSLDPGKPETEQLKKLYVTFMKGVVSPPLNLPGTAYRRALQSRSTILKFIECKMKERLMEGTENIGEDDLLGWVLKNSNLSKEQILDLILSLLFAGHETSSVSIALAIYFLPSCPNAILQLREEHSEIAKAKKLAGETELNWEDYKKMEFTQCVICETLRLGNVVRFLHRKALKDVRYKGYDIPSGWKVLPVIAAVHLDPLLFDHPQHFNPWRWQNNNHHHRGSSSSSSCYTSMTSHNFMPFGGGPRLCAGSELAKLEMAVFIHHLVLNFHWELADPFDKPFAFPFVDFQNGLPITAHRYVPN